The following proteins come from a genomic window of Blastococcus sp. HT6-30:
- a CDS encoding ABC transporter permease, giving the protein MVRRIGQSAVVLAGVSVIVFGLVHLVPGDPVRLALGTRFSQESYDALRERSGLDQPLIEQFFTWFGRALTGDLGVSFRSGETVTSQIAERLPATLTLAFASILVALLIAVPLGTISALRPRSIIDRVATVVSQFGISVPDFWMGIVLILIFAGTLGWLPSGGYVPLTEDPGAWLQRLLMPALVTGVVSGSVITRFVRSSMLEALGSDHVRTAQAKGLPTRQVFTWHVLRNALLPLVTVTGVQLAYLLSGVVVVEIVFSWPGLGQLALQAVQARDYPVLQGAILLFAVVFLVINLVVDLLYTAIDPRIRR; this is encoded by the coding sequence CTGGTCCGGCGGATCGGCCAGTCCGCGGTCGTCCTCGCCGGGGTGAGCGTCATCGTGTTCGGCCTGGTGCACCTCGTACCGGGCGATCCGGTGCGCCTCGCGCTGGGCACGCGGTTCTCCCAGGAGAGCTACGACGCACTGCGCGAGCGTTCGGGGCTGGACCAGCCGCTGATCGAGCAGTTCTTCACCTGGTTCGGCCGGGCGCTGACCGGCGACCTGGGCGTGAGCTTCCGCAGCGGCGAGACGGTGACCTCGCAGATCGCCGAGCGGCTGCCGGCCACGCTGACGCTGGCGTTCGCCTCGATCCTGGTCGCGCTGCTCATCGCGGTCCCGCTCGGCACGATCTCGGCGCTGCGGCCGCGGTCGATCATCGACCGCGTCGCCACGGTGGTCAGCCAGTTCGGCATCTCGGTGCCCGACTTCTGGATGGGCATCGTGCTCATCCTGATCTTCGCCGGGACGCTGGGCTGGCTGCCGTCGGGTGGCTACGTGCCGCTGACCGAGGACCCGGGCGCCTGGCTCCAGCGCCTGCTCATGCCCGCGCTGGTGACCGGGGTGGTCTCCGGCTCGGTCATCACCCGGTTCGTGCGGTCCAGCATGCTCGAGGCGCTGGGCTCGGACCACGTGCGGACGGCGCAGGCCAAGGGGCTGCCCACCCGGCAGGTGTTCACCTGGCACGTGCTGCGCAACGCCTTGCTGCCGCTGGTCACGGTGACCGGCGTGCAGCTGGCCTACCTGCTCTCCGGGGTCGTGGTCGTGGAGATCGTCTTCTCCTGGCCGGGGCTGGGGCAGCTCGCGCTGCAGGCGGTGCAGGCCCGCGACTACCCGGTGCTGCAGGGCGCGATCCTGCTGTTCGCCGTCGTCTTCCTGGTGATCAACCTCGTCGTCGACCTGCTCTACACCGCCATCGACCCGCGGATCCGCCGATGA
- a CDS encoding ABC transporter permease produces MSIQPTPGPPPYQEPGGERRPETPEEPPGGSPQRESRSGPATLRPARPRWRETLSLLAHNPTAAIASVVLLLIVVVAIFDDAIAPAGANDIEVADRLQSPSWEHPFGTDDLGRDILSRVILGASVSLRVGFLAVGFALVVGTMIGLLAGYYGRWVDDVLMRVMDMLFAFPAVLLAIAVLAVRGPGSGNTALAIGIVYTPIFARVTRASVLGVREEVYVRASRSVGASDWRILTRHILPNAAPPIIVQTSISLAFAVLAEAALSFLGLGTQPPNPSWGLMLAEGRGYIELAWWLAFFPGMAIFLTVLCFNLLGDGLRDALDPRQRTLMAGGGK; encoded by the coding sequence ATGAGCATCCAGCCGACACCGGGCCCGCCGCCCTACCAGGAGCCGGGGGGCGAGCGCCGCCCGGAGACCCCCGAGGAGCCCCCGGGTGGATCGCCGCAGCGGGAGTCCCGGTCGGGGCCGGCGACGCTGCGGCCGGCCCGCCCGCGCTGGCGGGAGACGCTCAGCCTGCTGGCGCACAACCCGACGGCGGCCATCGCGTCGGTGGTGCTGCTGCTGATCGTGGTGGTGGCGATCTTCGACGACGCCATCGCGCCCGCCGGGGCCAACGACATCGAGGTGGCCGACCGGCTGCAGTCCCCCAGCTGGGAGCACCCGTTCGGCACCGACGACCTCGGCCGGGACATCCTCAGCCGGGTCATCCTCGGCGCCTCGGTGTCGCTGAGGGTCGGCTTCCTGGCGGTCGGCTTCGCGCTGGTCGTCGGCACGATGATCGGCCTGCTCGCCGGCTACTACGGCAGGTGGGTCGACGACGTCCTCATGCGGGTCATGGACATGCTGTTCGCGTTCCCGGCGGTGCTGCTGGCGATCGCCGTCCTCGCCGTCCGGGGGCCCGGATCGGGCAACACCGCGCTGGCGATCGGCATCGTCTACACGCCGATCTTCGCCCGCGTCACCCGCGCCAGCGTGCTCGGCGTGCGCGAGGAGGTCTACGTGCGGGCGTCCCGGTCCGTGGGCGCCTCGGACTGGCGGATCCTGACCCGGCACATCCTCCCGAACGCCGCGCCGCCGATCATCGTGCAGACCTCGATCAGCCTGGCCTTCGCCGTGCTCGCCGAGGCGGCGCTGTCGTTCCTCGGCCTGGGCACCCAGCCGCCGAACCCGTCGTGGGGGCTGATGCTGGCCGAGGGGCGCGGGTACATCGAGCTGGCCTGGTGGCTGGCGTTCTTCCCGGGGATGGCGATCTTCCTGACCGTGCTCTGCTTCAACCTGCTCGGTGACGGGCTCCGTGACGCGCTCGACCCGAGGCAGCGCACGCTGATGGCCGGGGGTGGCAAGTGA
- a CDS encoding ABC transporter substrate-binding protein: MRTTRLLSLGAVGAVALTACSGGGESVDTGGGGGGGDNVLVAAVSAQPDQFDPHVTSAYPSFQVLENVYDTLVVPNPEDLTMEPSLATDWEVSEDGLTWTFNLREGVTFHDGSEFDAADVVYSYNRIIDEELNNAYRFATVESVEAVDPQTVEITVSQPTPNLPALIGAFKGMSILPEGAAEEFDLTTEAVGTGPFTLESTDASTTELAAYEDYWGGAPSIDGVEFRYITEPAAALTALQNGEVQWTDNIPPQQIESLEGDDAVELATTPSVDYWYMSMNYAREPFGNPQVRQAIATAVDRGAVTEAARFGAAQPNQTAIPEDSFYHYDYAPFEPSVEEAQALMQEAGVQTPITMGLMVTDEFPETVTAAQVIASQLEPIGIDVDVQTVDFATWLDRQAQGDFDAFMLGWLGNIDPFDFYHAQHITDGGSNYQGYSNPEVDRLLNAAATETDQATRKDLYDQAAKLIVDDVSYLYLYNPDVVQAWAPGLSGYQIRADKAINFENVELP, from the coding sequence GTGCGCACCACCCGTCTCCTGTCCCTCGGCGCCGTCGGCGCAGTGGCCCTGACCGCGTGCAGCGGGGGTGGGGAGAGCGTCGACACCGGGGGCGGTGGTGGCGGCGGGGACAACGTGCTCGTGGCCGCGGTGAGCGCGCAGCCCGACCAGTTCGACCCGCACGTCACGAGCGCCTACCCGAGCTTCCAGGTGCTGGAGAACGTCTACGACACCCTCGTCGTCCCGAACCCCGAGGACCTGACGATGGAGCCGAGCCTGGCGACCGACTGGGAGGTCAGCGAGGACGGCCTGACCTGGACGTTCAACCTCCGCGAGGGCGTCACCTTCCACGACGGCAGCGAGTTCGACGCCGCCGACGTCGTCTACTCCTACAACCGGATCATCGACGAGGAGCTGAACAACGCCTACCGGTTCGCCACCGTCGAGAGCGTCGAGGCCGTCGACCCGCAGACCGTCGAGATCACCGTCAGCCAGCCCACGCCCAACCTCCCGGCGCTGATCGGCGCCTTCAAGGGCATGTCGATCCTGCCCGAGGGCGCGGCCGAGGAGTTCGACCTCACCACCGAGGCGGTGGGCACCGGCCCGTTCACGCTGGAGAGCACGGACGCCAGCACCACGGAGCTCGCCGCCTACGAGGACTACTGGGGTGGCGCGCCGAGCATCGACGGCGTCGAGTTCCGCTACATCACCGAGCCGGCCGCGGCGCTGACGGCGCTGCAGAACGGCGAGGTGCAGTGGACCGACAACATCCCGCCGCAGCAGATCGAGTCGCTCGAGGGTGACGACGCCGTGGAGCTGGCCACCACGCCGAGCGTCGACTACTGGTACATGAGCATGAACTACGCCCGGGAGCCCTTCGGCAACCCGCAGGTGCGGCAGGCGATCGCGACCGCCGTCGACCGCGGCGCGGTCACCGAGGCGGCCCGCTTCGGAGCGGCGCAGCCGAACCAGACCGCCATCCCCGAGGACAGCTTCTACCACTACGACTACGCGCCGTTCGAGCCCAGCGTCGAGGAGGCGCAGGCGCTCATGCAGGAGGCCGGCGTCCAGACGCCGATCACGATGGGCCTGATGGTCACCGACGAGTTCCCCGAGACCGTCACCGCCGCACAGGTGATCGCCAGCCAGCTCGAGCCGATCGGGATCGACGTCGACGTCCAGACCGTGGACTTCGCCACGTGGCTCGACCGGCAGGCGCAGGGCGACTTCGACGCCTTCATGCTCGGCTGGCTGGGCAACATCGACCCGTTCGACTTCTACCACGCCCAGCACATCACCGACGGGGGCAGCAACTACCAGGGTTACAGCAACCCGGAGGTCGACCGGTTGCTGAACGCGGCCGCGACGGAGACCGACCAGGCCACCCGCAAGGACCTCTACGACCAGGCCGCGAAGCTCATCGTCGACGACGTCTCCTACCTGTACCTCTACAACCCCGACGTCGTGCAGGCGTGGGCACCGGGGCTCAGCGGGTACCAGATCCGCGCCGACAAGGCGATCAACTTCGAGAACGTGGAGCTGCCCTGA